Proteins found in one Magnolia sinica isolate HGM2019 chromosome 5, MsV1, whole genome shotgun sequence genomic segment:
- the LOC131245060 gene encoding protein trichome birefringence-like 25, producing the protein MKERKMAKEMRFDWKIWSFHKYKHIFVRIAVSILVLGLVFRFLSSQSVVFTSVSERPFIDKVSARNDSAAASETTAPNEVLVVEEDLESQKEKCDLFTGDWIPNPSGPAYTNESCHVVEAHQNCMKNGRPDSGYLYWKWRPRDCELSLFDPARFLDVMRNKSWALIGDSISRNHVQSLLCTLSKVEEAVEVYHDKQFKSKTWHFRTYNFTLAVIWSPFLIKAAIFEDINGVSTSEPQLYLDTLDEKWTNQYQVFDYMIISGGQWFLKTAIYFENNQVVGCHYCPGRNLTELGYEYSYRKALHLVLNFITASNHKGLILFRTSTPDHFENGEWFSGGTCERTVPFKEGEIGLKDVDEVLRAIELEEFKKAAAIASESGVNLKLLDTNQLSLLRPDGHPGPYRHFHPFAQDKNAKVQNDCLHWCMPGPIDSWNDLVMEIALNG; encoded by the exons atgaaagagagaaaaatggcGAAGGAGATGAGATTTGATTGGAAAATATGGTCTTTTCACAAATACAAGCATATCTTCGTGAGAATTGCGGTTTCAATACTCGTTTTAGGTCTTGTTTTTCGCTTTCTTTCCTCTCAATCTGTCGTTTTTACATCCGTCTCCGAGCGCCCATTTATTGATAAAGTAAGCGCTCGTAATGATTCTGCTGCTGCTTCCGAGACGACAGCTCCCAACGAGGTGTTGGTGGTTGAAGAAGATCTAGAATCTCAGAAAG AAAAATGTGATCTTTTTACTGGAGATTGGATCCCGAACCCGTCAGGACCAGCTTACACTAATGAGAGCTGCCATGTTGTCGAAGCTCACCAGAATTGTATGAAGAATGGGCGGCCCGATTCAGGGTATCTTTATTGGAAGTGGAGGCCCCGGGATTGTGAGTTATCTCTGTTTGATCCAGCGAGGTTTTTGGATGTTATGAGAAATAAATCCTGGGCATTGATAGGTGATTCGATTTCTCGCAACCATGTCCAGTCATTGCTTTGCACTCTATCAAAG GTGGAAGAAGCTGTTGAAGTCTACCACGACAAGCAATTCAAATCCAAGACATGGCACTTTCGCACCTACAACTTCACTCTTGCGGTGATCTGGTCCCCTTTTCTAATAAAAGCAGCCATCTTTGAAGACATCAACGGCGTCTCCACATCTGAACCCCAGCTGTATCTCGACACTCTTGATGAGAAATGGACTAATCAATATCAGGTCTTCGATTACATGATTATTTCTGGCGGGCAATGGTTCCTCAAGACAGCTATATACTTTGAGAACAACCAAGTTGTCGGTTGCCACTACTGTCCAGGGAGGAATTTAACAGAACTTGGATACGAGTACTCTTACCGAAAAGCCCTCCACCTGGTGCTCAACTTCATCACTGCATCCAACCACAAGGGTTTGATTTTATTTAGGACTTCCACGCCGGACCACTTTGAGAATGGGGAGTGGTTCAGTGGAGGAACTTGTGAGAGGACAGTGCCATTTAAAGAAGGGGAGATTGGTCTGAAGGATGTGGATGAGGTACTGCGGGCAATCGAGTTGGAGGAATTCAAGAAGGCAGCAGCCATAGCATCTGAAAGTGGGGTCAACCTGAAGCTTTTGGATACTAACCAGCTTTCCTTGCTGAGGCCTGACGGGCATCCAGGTCCATACAGGCATTTTCATCCCTTTGCTCAGGATAAAAATGCAAAAGTTCAGAATGACTGTCTGCATTGGTGCATGCCAGGGCCAATAGATAGTTGGAATGACTTAGTCATGGAAATAGCTCTAAATGGTTGA